The nucleotide sequence cttcttttgaggcgggagcccgtcccaaaagcaggcacaagcgaagtcacccttcccggaagtcccttaaataagatattttaaagatgttttgttttaacatgtttttaaaaaatgttttgtttaatatattttaaagtctgtttttaagatgttttaaaatttagATTGATTAGATTAGATCGATAGATCAGCAAGTGACTCTAATTCAAGGTGAGGCTTGCTGTGGGTACGGATGATCCTTCACATCACTGGCTTGGGTTAGGACTAGTGGTGTGTGAGTGGGTGGGAAGGATTTTGGGTTTGGTTTGTGTTGCCTGGCACCAGGTGATTGGTAGGTTGGATGGCATGTCCAGGTATGTCAGGGTGGCTAGACTTGGGGTCTGGCCTACTGGCTTGATCCTCTTCCCAACCTGTATTATCATATCTTTCTTATCTTTCTGTGTATTACTAGGTTACTTACCACTTTGGGAGTCTTTGTGCCAaaaagcagtctataaataaaccataacataaatttgtaaaacaaaaatgtggagaagtgaacagCTGTCATCTTTCTGTTATATTAACTTTGGATTTCTCTGACTAAAGTAACcacccttaaaaaaaacccagacctgcttaaaGCCAGAAAGTTAAGCTTTCATGCAGTGACAAGTTGTCATTCTCAAATGTGTTATGGGAGCCATTCACAGTTATGCCTTTGATCCTTTCTTCTATTCAGTGTATGGTAAGTCCTGGGAGACTGGGTGTTGCCTTGCCTGTTTGGATTCCTGACTGCCAGGTGCTCTAGCACAGAACAGCTTGTTTGGCTTTCTGGCTTAGCAGATGACTTTGATTCTTGTGAAGCTTATCCACATTCAGTAACATTTTCCATATATGCTCAAAGTCAAGAGTGTTAACTGAGTTAGCATATTAACCACGTGTATTGTTTTCTTATATGCATTGCctgatatacacacacacaccttattaTTTCTGGATCCAACTGTGACAATTTGTGTAAGAACTGGCCTGATGAAGAACTCTTCATAGCGAATTCAgacttgtatatatatatttttgcaacaTTTTGGCTATTCCTGATAAAGGCATTGCCCAGCTGTGAACTttggtgtccccccccccgaatgaTTGAATGAAGGTACAATGACTATCATGCATTTTTTGGTTAGCTTTGGTGGGATAGCCTGTACATTTTCTCCAGCATGAGGGTGAAGTGACTGCTTTTGGAAGGAGTCACTAGTCTGTCCTTATCTTGTATGCATTTCGGCTCTGCATAGAAATGTGACTGACTCATTCCTACTCTTTTTAATAAGACTCAAATGATGACCAGAGAAAATACACCCTGCTCTAATATCTTATGCCTAAAACAAATTCAAGGCTGGAGagagacattttggtgcctgacaGTAAAACTAAGTGTACTGTGTAGAAATTGTGAGAGAACAATTCTACCTAAGTGGGTTGTTGAAATTCAAACTTGCCTCTCATATATGACAAATGGTGGAAATAATCATGTCATTGTGTAGgctgctggaaacaaaatggcttgGCTGTGTGCAGGTGAGAGACAAACAGAAGTAGGGACATGGCACTAGGGGTCACCCAAAGAAATATCACTACATGCATGACAAACTGCTAAgcaaataaataatcaatatgCACTAACAAGCTTCCACACTATTGGATTCTGTGGATATATAAGGGGTTATTTTTACTGATTAGATTTTTCACAGTAAGGGGAAATCTagttaaaatgtaaaaaaagagtATGGGCTGGCAATTTGATGATGCCATGTAGATTGCTGCAAAAAACGTGCATACATAAGCAGGACTGCACCCAGGGTGTGCATGAGCTGGACTGGTTAGGAGTGGGGGAAGTTACGTTTTTTCTCTTGTGACATTTTTCCACTGAACCACCCCTCCCTAGCCTATTTGCCTTGATTTTAACTTTAAAACTAAGAGCAGACGGCGATTATTAGTGGGGAAAATGGCATAAAAGGGAAAGGATTAATCTGAGGCTGAGTCAGTCACAAGCAATGATTTAAAAATGTGCAtagtcacatctagtttgacccCAGAAACAGAAAATCCAGTTGGCACTCCACCTTTAATGCAGACTTGGCCTACATAAGAACTATAGCAGAATGGATTGTAGTACTTTACTTGGCAGGTGGGAGATGGATGCTCACTGCAAGCAGGTAACTACCAAAACAGGGAGCAAGCTGGACTAGAAATGTCATGCACTAGTTTTTTCCCCTGCTTGCATGGAATTTCAAAACGTGGAAGCACATTAAAAAAATGCCATCTCCTGCCAGCTGTCTGAAATGATACTGTCATTTCCTTCACCTGCATGTGTAGAACAGGCCTAATAGAGGGCGTAATACATCAGACATCCCTCCCCTGCAAAGGTAATTGAAATGAATAGAAATTACTGGGCCTTTATATTCTGAATATTACTGTAATATTACTGCAAGATTTATTCAGATTAATCAATGAAAGATTTAGCAGATTTATTGACAGGGTTCAATATGAATGAGCAAGGTTGTGAGTTCTGATTATTTCATAAGGCTGCTTTGATTTTGCTGTTTACTGTGGCAGGGAATGAAAAAGCAGACGGCCTTTCCTTCTACAAGCACTTAGTAACTTTTGCTTACTATTAGACATTGTCATTTTTCTCAAAAAGGAACACATATTAAGTTATGGTAATACACAAATTTATTTAAATCAACAAAATTATTAGTTTGAAAGGTATATGATTAAAATCAACAAAAATTCTTCAGTTGATAGCCTGAATATTTTCAGTGGCATGATTCCACACCGAACCATAATCAAATACTAATGAAAAAGAGTTCTTTTAAGCATGTGCAAACTGCCTTTCCTCTACCACAAAGCATCCACAACAAGAATGGCCGGACGGTTTGGCTTCCAGGCAGCGCTGGGCAAGCTGATATGGCAATGAAAGAGGCAGCAAAGGTATGAGGAATGCAGGACTGCCACTCACCCAGTTTGGAGCCCCTCCTCCATCCCAGTCCACCAGTTCATTTCCCCTTATTTGCCCACCAGATCAGCTTCTTGGCCTGGCTATTGCAGAGAGGGGTTTTAACACTCACAGGGACCTGTGCGCTCATTCTAGTCTACTTCAATTTTCCAACCTAGCAACAACAAACAGGAATGAAGTAGGGAGAGGGAGGCTATAACGGGCAGTCTGGGactctttgtttgttttggctgAGGGAGCAACCAACAGTTCTCCAGTGACTGGTACCAAGGAGCCTGGATTAGTTAGACTCATTGAGGAGAAAACAAATTAGCTGATTGGGCCAGTCACACTGATGCTTGAGCAGGACAGTGGCCTCCTGTTCTTGGGGTTCCTCAAATGAGAAGATAAGCAATGGTGGATGAGATTCCCTGAAGGACAGATTGCCCACTCCTATCACCAGTTTTCTTCAACGCAGTGTGGATATTTGCTCCATGTAAACTGACCTGAGTGTTCATGACCTAAAAAGGCCTCCCAGAATCTTCTTAAATGCACAAGGAATGTGAGACACAGAGGCTCACGTAGATAGAAACGAAGTTCCCTGCACAAAAGAAAAGCATGAAAGTTGCTAAAGTGGGGAAATGGCGATGAGGGGCACATATTCAATGTGGAGGGATGCCGTTATCATTTTAATGAATGTAAACAGGTGAAAACTGACCACGTGCAGGGCCAAATTTTGTACAAATATAGGCAAACTAAATTGTGATAGTTGTAGGGAGAGGAAAAGTAACCCCTACGAAGCCAGCCCTTCAGCCTTGACGCTGCTACTGGTTCAGTTCATCTTGATCAGGATCTGTTCAGagaagagctttttcagctgggcGACTTCAGCTGAAAGTGAGGCCAGCTGGCTCCGCAGGGTGCTGTTTTCCATCTGGTACTCAGGCCCCTGGAGAGTTGCCAGCTGGGCACTGGGGGCCTCTGTTTCACAGCAATTATCATAGGCCATTGTGCCCGcattcccctgctcctcccgTGCCACTGGCCCCCGCCAGGTGCCTGCTGGTGGAGATTGTGGGTAATGTCGAGGCTGCTCCCCAGCCATCTCTTCGGATCCCCCAGCCATTTTGAAACGCAGCTTGTGGGGGAGACCTCTGATGTTCTCCCCAGACTCGTAACGGCCACCTCGGCTCAAGTCAGTTCCCTCGCCCGGGGCATCAGGCACTAGGCCGTGCCCGTCGTAAATAATGCCTTCCTCCACCCTGTCGCGCTCCTCAAAAAAGACAGGGCTCCCCATGCTGGAGCTGCCTGGAGTGGAGAACCCAGAATCCTCAGAGCCGGTGGCTGGCTCTGGGCGGAAGGGGCAAGCATAGCGGGGGGGGTCGGGAGCCACTGGATAGTGCTGGGAAGGTGGGGGGGTTGCCCGGTGGAGTTCAGCGGCAAGAGCCACCACTGGCCCGGAAGGCTCCACTGGCTCCCGAATCAAGCCAAAGCGGAATTTGAGGGCCAGGAGCTCTGCCTTGAGGCGGGCATTCTCCTCCAGCAGTGCCAGCACCCGCCCCTCCAGTGCCAGGTCACTGACCCGCCGCTTCTCCCGAGACCGCTTGGCTGCCTCGTTGTTCTTCTTCCGCTTGTCCCAGTAGCCATCATCCTTCTTTTCATCTGGGGTGAATTCCCGCTTGCGTCGGGCCGCGGTCGAGGGCCCTCCCTGCTCCCTTGGTTGTGTCCCAGGGCTGCCGGTGGTCCTGAGGAGGGAGTGACTTAGCAGGCCGTTGGCTGAGAGCAGTGAGACAGTCTCCTCAGCAAAGCAAGACACAGCAGTGCGCAGCTCACATACATGGGCAGATGGAGGTGGCTGCAGAATCTCTGGTTGAGGCTGGGCTGGAGGCTCCTCCAGGGGCAGGTCCATTTCCTCAAAATCTGTGGGATGGAAAAAGCAAGCAAGTTAGGGCACACAAGGGCTGTCTTTTCTCAGTGAGCGCCCCTTGGAAACAACAAGGCAATGGGGAAGAAGGAAGCTCACGAACCTAATCTGTCCTCTAGTGGCCAAGCGGCTGAGAGTTGTTTCTCTAACTGTTGCAGCCGTTGTGCCCTTTCCAAGCTTCTGCAGCACTCAAGTCGAGCACACTGTGGGTACTGCCAAATCTCCAGCCGCCTTTTCACAGGTACAACCACAAAATCCCACACACCCTTAAAGCTGCATAAAGGTCCTTGCATGACTTCTGTAGATTTCCCTGTACACAGAATCACAGCAACAGATAACATTGCCAAGAGGCTGCCTTGTTCAAATACACCCACACATAGAGAAGACACAGCCAAAGAGGCTGAAAATGTCAATATTATTAGTCATTCCTAAAGCTGTTTTTAGCTACTGAATCcatatttatcctcacaacacttgTGTAATGAGGTAGTTTActatttgtgattcattttacAGATGGGTAACTGAGATCCAAAAGAGCCTCGATAAGAAAGGATTCAAACCCAGACCTCCTGTGTTGGAGAAATACTTGGCAATACTAAGATActaagactaaggctgcaatccaatacacactcacctaggagtaagtcccattgaacccaatggagcttacttctgagtagacatgtactggattgcaggatAAGAGACTGAGCTACAAATCAAAAAGTCCCCAGTTTGAATCTTGCTTCTGCCATGAGCTCACCCACCTGCGTTCTAGAGATGATAATCTTAAGTctattttacagggttgttagaaGAATGATAATGCAACATATGTGAAATGCTTTGAATGTGCCAAAGTGCTAAGAATGCTACACATTATTATTACCACAAAAGGGTGAACTTTGATAGCACAGAGGCAGAAGCTGAGGTCAATCCCCAAATCTGAAACTTGAAGCAAGTCCTGTGGGACATTACAGGCTTAACAGATTGATTACGGCACAAGCTTTCACGGAGTCAAGATTCATCAGATGAATGAAGTGTCATGAACAAGGGCGGGTGTGTGCATGCATTACTTACATACAGACATTGGTATAGAGGGGGGAATGTAAATGTCCAAATGGTAATCAAATGTAAGAAGTACAGCCTCTAACAATTAAATCAAAAGCTTACAATGAACGCAAAATAAACATAACTGCCATTCGCAATCGCTTTCCTAAGTTAATTGACACTTTGTTATTGACACTTTAAATGCCAAAATACTTCTAAGCATGCAGTGGGATTTGCAGTGGAACAATACCAGTTCAAATGAAGCAATTGCATATTGCAACTGCCCTTCGAGATTCCTTTGAAGGAGAATGGCAATTTTCAAATCAGGAGATCGAATTCTGGTGGTTTGAAGTGTTCTTCTACTGGTTTCTgaatgtttctttatttcttatatttatatcccacctttcctccaagaggctcaaggtggcatacatagttctcctctgcattttatcctcacaacaaccctgtgaggtaggttaggctaagagacattgactggcccaaggtcacccagtgagcttcatggctgagtgtggatttgaatcctgatctcccaggtcctagtccggcaCTAACCTCTACAAAACACTGTCTCCAATTGttaataaatggacacaaatcagAAATTGTTGCTGAGTTTGCTGTTAATGTTCATTAATTCATTTATGTAGAGATACATTTCTTCTCTGTGCAAAAAGCAGAAAGACATCGCTGGCAAGTGACTGCATCTTTAATGATGGAAGACAAGTCGGTGAATTATTCCtgatgctgcaggtggcattaTCAGACAGGAaagtaagaagctgccttgtaccaagtcagactattggtccatgcaactcagtattgtcaacagtgACAGAGGCTctcgggtttcaggcaggagtcttctttcccagcctacctggagatgccagggattgcatgcTGAGCAGGCGCTCTACCGCCTCCTGAAGATTTTGTCATAGGGTTGCCTGAGTGGATATGAGGACAGAATCAGCAGCTGGGTTTGTTGCAGAGTCTGGTCCCTGGGCTTGTTCTGCGGCTGTTTGTAAACAAGGAGAATCTTACTTTCTAAAGCTGGTGAGAGGGAAATATTTTCCACAATGGTCCGTAGTTCATGGATGACacatggaacacaggaagctgccttttgctgagtcagatcaactggtccatctagctcactactgtctacactgactggcaacaactcCCGAGAGTTGTGTACAAGTCCTGCCTGTAAATGCTGAAGGCTGGACATGGAGCCTTGTGCCTGCCCACcaagcaacagcccttcccccttTGGAAGAAACTTTATCCTCGCACACACATCTTTTTTATTGGGGAACCCCACCCATAGGTGTAAACTTTAGGGAGGGGGCTGCAGAGCTCCAGCGGGGGTCAGCTACATGCAGGCAGGCAACGCCAGGCAATATTGACAGGctcacatgcagagcttggaaaagttacttttttgaactacaagtcccatcagcccaatccagtggccatgctggctggggctgatgggagttgtagtttaaaaaaataacttttccaagcgctgctCACATGATGTACTCAGTTACAACAGCAGCTGTAGCAAAGGTCTGCCCCATCTCTCTGTTGTATCATActagtttccatgattcttttgGGCTTTGTTCTTGTTTGccagtatttgtgtgtgtatgtgtgtttattaagaatttcacaaggtggcttacattgcaatccaatacatgtctactcagaagtaagctccactgg is from Rhineura floridana isolate rRhiFlo1 chromosome 3, rRhiFlo1.hap2, whole genome shotgun sequence and encodes:
- the LOC133379146 gene encoding uncharacterized protein LOC133379146 isoform X1 — encoded protein: MLSVAVILCTGKSTEVMQGPLCSFKGVWDFVVVPVKRRLEIWQYPQCARLECCRSLERAQRLQQLEKQLSAAWPLEDRLDFEEMDLPLEEPPAQPQPEILQPPPSAHVCELRTAVSCFAEETVSLLSANGLLSHSLLRTTGSPGTQPREQGGPSTAARRKREFTPDEKKDDGYWDKRKKNNEAAKRSREKRRVSDLALEGRVLALLEENARLKAELLALKFRFGLIREPVEPSGPVVALAAELHRATPPPSQHYPVAPDPPRYACPFRPEPATGSEDSGFSTPGSSSMGSPVFFEERDRVEEGIIYDGHGLVPDAPGEGTDLSRGGRYESGENIRGLPHKLRFKMAGGSEEMAGEQPRHYPQSPPAGTWRGPVAREEQGNAGTMAYDNCCETEAPSAQLATLQGPEYQMENSTLRSQLASLSAEVAQLKKLFSEQILIKMN
- the LOC133379146 gene encoding uncharacterized protein LOC133379146 isoform X2 produces the protein MDLPLEEPPAQPQPEILQPPPSAHVCELRTAVSCFAEETVSLLSANGLLSHSLLRTTGSPGTQPREQGGPSTAARRKREFTPDEKKDDGYWDKRKKNNEAAKRSREKRRVSDLALEGRVLALLEENARLKAELLALKFRFGLIREPVEPSGPVVALAAELHRATPPPSQHYPVAPDPPRYACPFRPEPATGSEDSGFSTPGSSSMGSPVFFEERDRVEEGIIYDGHGLVPDAPGEGTDLSRGGRYESGENIRGLPHKLRFKMAGGSEEMAGEQPRHYPQSPPAGTWRGPVAREEQGNAGTMAYDNCCETEAPSAQLATLQGPEYQMENSTLRSQLASLSAEVAQLKKLFSEQILIKMN